A region from the Brevibacterium paucivorans genome encodes:
- the gdhA gene encoding NADP-specific glutamate dehydrogenase: MLDDAIDELYSKVLKRNPAEPEFHQAVKEVLASLRAMGDRHPEYADARIVSQMCEPERQIIFRVPWIDDNGVIQINRGFRVEFNSALGPYKGGLRFHPSVNLGIIKFLGFEQIFKNSLTGLPIGGGKGGSDFDPHGKSDDEVMRFCQSFMTELYRYIGEYTDVPAGDIGVGSREIGYLFGQYKRITNRYESGVLTGKGLTWGGSLVRTEATGYGAAIFANEMLKSKNSSLDGTTVAVSGAGNVAIYAIEKVHQLGGKVVTASDSSGYVYDKQGIDLDLLKDIKLNRRGRIGEYVETRTSARFVPNNCPWDVPVDVALPCATQNELLGSDAKKLIKNGVQAVAEGANMPCNEEAVEAFQNSDVLYGPGKAANAGGVATSALEMQQNAQRDSWTFDYTEDRLTQIMQNVHRRCLETAEEYGHPGDYVMGANIAGFRKVADAMLAFGVV; the protein is encoded by the coding sequence ATGTTAGACGACGCAATCGATGAACTCTATAGCAAGGTTCTCAAACGCAACCCGGCTGAACCGGAATTCCACCAGGCGGTAAAAGAAGTTCTCGCCAGCCTTCGAGCTATGGGCGACCGCCACCCCGAATACGCTGACGCGCGCATCGTCAGCCAGATGTGCGAACCGGAACGCCAAATCATCTTCCGCGTCCCCTGGATCGACGACAACGGCGTCATCCAAATCAACCGCGGATTCCGCGTCGAGTTCAACTCCGCCTTGGGGCCATACAAGGGCGGTCTGCGTTTCCACCCGTCGGTCAACTTGGGAATCATCAAGTTCCTGGGCTTCGAACAGATCTTCAAGAACTCGCTGACCGGCCTGCCCATCGGTGGCGGTAAGGGAGGCTCCGACTTCGACCCACACGGCAAATCCGATGACGAAGTCATGCGTTTCTGCCAGTCATTCATGACCGAGCTCTACCGGTATATCGGCGAATACACCGACGTCCCTGCAGGTGACATCGGTGTGGGCTCACGCGAAATCGGGTATCTCTTTGGCCAGTACAAGCGCATCACCAACCGGTACGAATCCGGCGTGCTCACCGGAAAGGGCCTGACCTGGGGCGGCTCCTTGGTGCGCACCGAAGCCACCGGATACGGTGCAGCCATCTTCGCCAACGAAATGCTCAAGTCCAAGAACTCCAGCCTGGACGGAACCACTGTAGCCGTCTCCGGAGCCGGAAACGTCGCCATCTACGCGATCGAAAAAGTCCACCAGCTAGGCGGGAAAGTCGTGACCGCCTCCGACTCATCCGGGTACGTGTACGACAAACAGGGCATCGACCTCGACCTCCTAAAAGACATCAAACTCAACCGGCGCGGACGCATCGGCGAGTATGTGGAGACCCGCACTTCGGCTCGGTTCGTTCCCAACAACTGCCCGTGGGACGTGCCCGTGGACGTGGCCCTGCCATGCGCCACCCAGAACGAACTCCTGGGCTCCGACGCAAAGAAACTCATCAAGAACGGCGTGCAAGCGGTAGCAGAAGGCGCGAACATGCCCTGCAACGAAGAAGCCGTCGAAGCGTTCCAGAACTCGGACGTCCTCTACGGCCCAGGTAAGGCCGCGAACGCAGGTGGGGTTGCCACCTCGGCGTTGGAAATGCAACAAAACGCGCAACGCGACTCCTGGACCTTCGACTACACCGAAGACCGCCTCACCCAAATCATGCAGAACGTCCACCGTCGTTGCCTTGAGACCGCTGAAGAATATGGACACCCCGGCGACTACGTCATGGGTGCAAACATCGCAGGATTCCGTAAAGTAGCAGATGCCATGCTTGCATTCGGAGTTGTGTGA
- a CDS encoding amidohydrolase family protein — MAHKADVLVTNVALFDGETFKDGTYDVRVENGRFSAVEPAGTLAKRESETVVDATGHTMTPGIIDCHIHSLVNNAGSLEGFTEPFSLQFYRGVENLRVTLEAGVTSARDAGGADAGVREALERGLVRGPRLKVAVTIMSQTAGHGDGMLPSGACTPMLMAHPGRPSGVADGVAGVQVKTRELIRAGADHIKICSTGGVLSAADDPRHSQFTVDEISTIVAEATAQGRRVMSHAQGTAGIKNAVLAGVASIEHGIYLDDETIDLMLERDCVLVPTLQAPLAVIRAAESGVPIPEAMVEKARRVAERHRESVAMAHQAGVRIAMGTDAGVGVHGQNLEELELMAGVGMSTAEVLRASTVNGADLMGDDSVGRVRVGNHGDFVLFEGSLEERGVGQLRTVDTRVFQGGVAV, encoded by the coding sequence GTGGCACACAAAGCAGACGTGTTGGTGACGAACGTTGCACTGTTCGACGGGGAAACGTTTAAAGACGGAACCTACGACGTGCGCGTCGAGAATGGGCGTTTCAGTGCTGTTGAACCCGCGGGAACGCTTGCGAAACGCGAGTCAGAAACAGTTGTGGACGCAACGGGCCACACCATGACCCCAGGAATCATCGACTGCCACATTCACTCGCTCGTCAACAATGCGGGGTCGCTCGAAGGGTTCACTGAACCGTTCTCCCTCCAGTTCTACCGAGGTGTCGAAAACTTGCGTGTGACGCTCGAGGCGGGTGTCACCTCGGCCAGAGACGCCGGCGGAGCCGACGCTGGTGTGCGCGAAGCCTTGGAACGCGGGCTAGTCCGTGGGCCGCGACTCAAAGTGGCCGTCACCATCATGAGTCAGACCGCTGGGCACGGCGACGGAATGCTGCCCTCAGGTGCGTGTACACCCATGCTGATGGCCCACCCCGGGCGCCCGTCCGGTGTGGCCGACGGCGTCGCTGGTGTGCAGGTGAAAACGCGTGAGCTGATCCGCGCGGGTGCTGACCACATCAAAATCTGTTCAACCGGGGGAGTGCTGTCTGCAGCCGACGACCCGCGCCACTCACAGTTCACGGTGGACGAAATCTCCACGATCGTTGCAGAAGCCACCGCGCAGGGACGCCGGGTCATGTCGCACGCGCAGGGGACCGCAGGCATCAAGAATGCGGTGCTGGCTGGGGTCGCGTCGATCGAACACGGCATCTACTTGGACGACGAAACCATTGATCTGATGCTTGAACGCGACTGCGTTTTGGTTCCCACGTTGCAGGCTCCGCTGGCGGTGATTCGCGCAGCTGAGTCTGGTGTGCCGATTCCTGAGGCTATGGTCGAGAAAGCGCGCCGAGTGGCGGAGCGTCACCGCGAATCCGTTGCTATGGCTCACCAAGCGGGTGTGCGGATCGCCATGGGAACCGACGCCGGGGTAGGCGTTCACGGGCAGAACTTGGAGGAGCTGGAACTCATGGCCGGTGTGGGGATGAGCACCGCCGAGGTGTTGCGCGCCTCCACGGTCAACGGCGCGGACTTGATGGGTGATGACTCGGTGGGGCGGGTGCGTGTGGGTAACCACGGTGACTTTGTGCTGTTTGAGGGAAGTTTGGAAGAGCGCGGTGTTGGACAGTTGCGCACTGTTGATACACGTGTCTTCCAAGGTGGCGTGGCTGTTTAG
- a CDS encoding glycerophosphodiester phosphodiesterase: MFSDYLREREIDEVPGRGVKPWVIAHRGYSGAAPENTMAAVDAARLIGCDFIEVDLHVTADGVPVVVHDPTLQRTTDIQGTIAHMSYDRISLADAGYGRGLGYAGQRIPRLDAMLKNVAEMGGRMLLELKGEWSPGAVARVGQEIAEVGMADRVILQSFNVRSVEVCRDIAPHVPRGLLRLIPREEDMGIAQRLEVVAVNPSIRGFHARRDFVEEVLGRDLAVFVYTSDTPRDWEKLVGAGVTGIITNQPGRLQGFLAAKYDIAHS; this comes from the coding sequence ATGTTTTCTGACTATCTGCGTGAACGTGAAATCGATGAAGTTCCCGGCCGAGGTGTCAAACCCTGGGTGATCGCCCACCGCGGGTATTCGGGGGCGGCGCCTGAGAACACTATGGCAGCCGTGGATGCTGCCCGGCTGATCGGGTGCGATTTCATTGAGGTCGATCTTCACGTCACCGCAGATGGTGTGCCCGTTGTGGTGCACGACCCCACGTTGCAACGCACCACCGACATTCAAGGCACCATCGCGCACATGAGCTACGACCGAATCTCGCTGGCAGACGCGGGATACGGTCGCGGTCTGGGGTACGCCGGCCAGCGCATCCCACGTTTGGACGCCATGCTGAAGAACGTTGCGGAAATGGGCGGTCGGATGCTGTTGGAACTCAAAGGCGAATGGAGCCCGGGCGCGGTGGCCCGGGTTGGGCAAGAAATTGCCGAGGTGGGAATGGCTGACCGTGTCATCCTCCAGAGTTTCAACGTGCGTTCAGTAGAAGTGTGCCGGGATATTGCTCCGCACGTGCCGCGTGGGCTGTTGCGCCTGATTCCGCGTGAAGAGGACATGGGGATTGCCCAGCGGCTTGAAGTTGTCGCGGTGAACCCGTCGATTCGTGGGTTCCACGCGCGCCGGGATTTCGTTGAAGAAGTGCTGGGCCGTGACCTGGCCGTTTTTGTCTACACCAGTGACACCCCGCGCGACTGGGAGAAGCTCGTGGGTGCCGGTGTCACAGGGATCATCACTAACCAGCCGGGGCGCCTCCAGGGCTTCTTGGCCGCAAAGTACGACATCGCGCATTCATAA
- a CDS encoding FAS1-like dehydratase domain-containing protein — protein sequence MSVNTDLQGSSYQLENPVEVGQEKIAEFARAVGATHPSHFDAQAAKDLGYSAQVAPPTFPVTIAQRAEALYIGSEEADIDFSRVVHGQEQFTYTRPVVAGDLLNAECFVDGIREAGGHAMITTRTELTDARTDEPVVTVASTIVVRGGEDA from the coding sequence ATGTCAGTGAATACAGACCTCCAAGGGTCCAGCTACCAGTTGGAAAACCCGGTTGAAGTGGGCCAAGAAAAGATCGCAGAGTTCGCGCGCGCAGTCGGCGCCACCCACCCCTCGCACTTCGACGCTCAAGCCGCGAAAGACCTCGGCTACAGCGCCCAGGTAGCCCCACCCACCTTCCCGGTGACGATCGCGCAGCGAGCGGAGGCTCTTTACATCGGGTCAGAAGAGGCGGATATTGACTTTTCGCGTGTTGTTCACGGTCAAGAGCAGTTCACGTACACCCGCCCGGTTGTTGCAGGTGACCTGCTGAACGCGGAGTGCTTTGTCGACGGAATCCGGGAAGCCGGTGGTCACGCAATGATCACCACTCGCACGGAACTCACCGACGCACGCACGGACGAACCAGTTGTGACCGTGGCGTCCACGATCGTTGTACGAGGAGGCGAGGATGCCTAA
- a CDS encoding tripartite tricarboxylate transporter permease, whose amino-acid sequence MDAVSSLIDGFGSALIPINLVWVLVGCLLGTAVGVLPGLGSSMAVALLLPMTFALEPTGAFIMFAGVYFGGLFGDSTMAILMNTPGQSSAIASTFEGHKMATSGRAPQALATAAIGAFIGGMIASVLVVFLAPTLANLSTYFGPAEYFALALFAFVATSSVVSDSVVKGLGSLALGLAIAVVGIDSVSGVERFTAGVPELFDGISIVTVTVAVLALGEILRVAGRASRERDQFKVLAAGRPFLSRAEVRQALPAWLRGTAIGLPFGVVPVGGSEVPTFMAYGLERRIDKKSGRNQFGKGAIQGLAAPEAAGNATTGMAMASLLALGLPVTGTAAILLAAFKQYGLQPGPLLFDRSPELVWGLLASFFIAMVVLLVLNLPFAPLWAKLLLIPKPYLYAGITMFCVLGIWATSNSVFDLAMLLGIGIIGWMMRRFGMPIAPLMIGMVLGPLAETNLRDALLSSNGDVSVLFGSSITIVLYVVLALVVGAAIYSRVRKKGTFEEHPETTSA is encoded by the coding sequence ATGGATGCCGTAAGTTCACTCATTGATGGGTTCGGTTCCGCACTCATCCCAATCAACCTGGTCTGGGTGCTGGTTGGATGTTTGCTGGGTACCGCGGTGGGAGTGCTCCCTGGTTTGGGTTCGTCAATGGCAGTGGCGCTGTTGTTGCCCATGACCTTTGCGCTCGAGCCCACCGGAGCTTTCATCATGTTTGCCGGTGTGTACTTTGGTGGGTTGTTCGGGGATTCGACCATGGCGATTCTCATGAACACGCCAGGGCAGTCCTCCGCGATCGCCTCAACGTTCGAAGGTCACAAGATGGCCACCTCGGGCCGGGCGCCGCAGGCGCTGGCGACCGCCGCGATTGGTGCGTTCATAGGTGGAATGATCGCCAGCGTCCTGGTGGTGTTCTTGGCACCGACCCTGGCAAACCTGTCCACGTACTTTGGCCCGGCCGAATACTTCGCGCTCGCCTTGTTCGCGTTTGTCGCAACGTCGTCGGTGGTCTCGGATTCGGTGGTCAAGGGGCTGGGCTCGCTGGCGTTGGGCCTGGCGATCGCGGTCGTGGGAATCGACTCTGTGTCCGGTGTTGAGCGGTTTACCGCTGGCGTGCCGGAGCTGTTTGACGGCATCTCGATTGTGACCGTGACCGTGGCTGTACTTGCCCTGGGTGAGATCCTGCGGGTTGCTGGCCGGGCCAGCCGTGAGCGAGACCAGTTCAAGGTGCTGGCTGCAGGGCGTCCGTTTTTGTCCCGCGCCGAGGTGCGTCAGGCTTTGCCTGCATGGTTGCGCGGTACTGCGATCGGGTTGCCGTTCGGTGTCGTGCCCGTGGGTGGTTCCGAGGTGCCGACGTTCATGGCGTATGGGCTGGAGCGCAGGATTGATAAGAAGTCTGGGCGCAACCAGTTTGGTAAGGGTGCGATCCAAGGTTTGGCTGCTCCCGAGGCGGCAGGTAACGCGACCACGGGTATGGCCATGGCGTCGCTGTTGGCTTTAGGGTTGCCGGTCACCGGAACCGCGGCGATTCTGTTGGCGGCTTTTAAACAGTATGGTCTGCAACCTGGGCCGTTGCTGTTTGACCGCTCACCTGAACTGGTGTGGGGTCTGCTGGCAAGCTTCTTCATCGCCATGGTGGTGTTGCTGGTTCTCAATCTGCCGTTTGCCCCACTGTGGGCGAAACTGTTGCTGATCCCTAAGCCGTACCTATACGCGGGCATCACCATGTTCTGTGTGCTGGGTATTTGGGCGACGTCGAACTCGGTGTTCGACCTGGCCATGCTGTTGGGCATTGGGATCATCGGTTGGATGATGCGACGCTTTGGCATGCCCATTGCGCCACTGATGATCGGAATGGTGTTGGGGCCGTTAGCGGAAACGAACCTGCGTGACGCTCTGCTCAGCTCGAACGGTGACGTGTCTGTCCTGTTCGGATCCAGCATCACGATCGTGCTGTACGTGGTTCTAGCCCTAGTCGTTGGAGCCGCCATTTACAGCCGAGTTCGCAAGAAGGGGACGTTCGAAGAACACCCGGAAACCACCTCGGCGTAG